The genomic interval ACCTTATGGACACCGAGACCGACAATCTCTGGTCAGAAGTGTTACGTGATAAGGGAGATGACTTCAGTCACTTCGCCAATTTCCCGAAGAATCCATCACTGAACTGAATCAGTTGTGATCGATCTGAAAGGTCCGCTTCAATATCTCTACAGGCACTGATTTCGGATAATATTCCTTGAATAGGGCAATGGCTTTGTCCAAGGTATCATCCCGCAAGCCAAGGCGCATTCCCAATTTCTTACAGAAGAGCACCTCTCGATCATCGAAATCCCCATTGATCCCACTCGCCATCACACACATATGGAAGTAGGGAATACGATCGACCTCTTTGCGAGGAGGTGTGATCTCAGCCCGTATGCGGCCGGCCAGAATATCGTCCGTGGTCTGCTCATCCAGTCCCAGCTTCAGAGCAATGGTCCGGATCAGCAGTTCTTCTCGCTCATCCATTTCACCACTCATCTCCCCTACCCGGGTCAACATGGTCAATATAGCTATGCCGTCTTCTCTATCGTTCATGAGACTTGGCCGATCAACTCAGGTGTTTCATGGCTTCCCTTCTGCTCAAGGCTGCGAGATCATGGGTATCAACGAAGCCCTTCACCCAGAATGGATCGAATTTAGCATACTGACGCAATGCCCATCCGATGGCCTTTTGGATAAAGAATTCATTGGAATCCCTATGAGCTAGGATATATCGACTCAATCGATCCGTATCTACTGACTCCTTATACTTGAGTTGGTAGAGGATGGATGTACGTATCGACCACATATTTTCATCGGCATTCCATGCGTCCATATCATCTACCAGTTCAGGATACTTCTTGATGACCCCTCCTACACAGGTCGAGGCCAGAAAATCTACGGTGTCCCACCAGGATCTGGTCAAAATGAGTCCACGGAAGAGTTGCAGATGATGTGGCTGCCAGAATCGCTTGGTACGTGCGAGGTAATCCATGGCCACATATTGCAACTCCCGGTAGGGTGATGCCCAAAGCTCTCCTACCCAAGCAGCATCCAAGTCCTTAGATCCTAGAGCGAGGTCGATGAATTCCTTAGAAGCCTGTTTACGGGCTTGGCTCTTGACCCCTATGAACTCGAATCGATGCTTCATATAGGCCTTCATATGCGGAGCATCAGCGGCAATGGCCACTTCTTGCAGAGCTGATATCAGACTGTGTATTTCTGGCTTCTCCATGTTCATCCTATCGGGAAGGAACCGTATTGATGTGGGAATTTCCACGGATCATGAATTGCCAGATACCTCTCCAGTATCCCAAGCCATAGCTCAGATGGATAAGTGCAAATGTGATGGGCATGAGAAAGACCATGCTCGGACGGGACTCATGTAAAGCCGCGGATAGGGCAATACCCAATGCGGCTGTGACATACACCAAGGCGAGGACCATCTGTATCCAAACATCTTGCGTGATGAACACACTGAGTACCAGAAGAAGACCTACTACCACAAAGGCCGGTGGAATGAACTGGCGCCAGGTAGCTGGTCTTCCCAGTTTTTTATTGACCAAAGGCTTGTACAGTCCATATTGATAAAACATCTTGTTCATCTTCTTCCAAGTGGGCCGGGCCGAATACTCGATCTCCAGATCGGGAATGAGCACGATCTTCCCTCCCGCTTGTATCAAGCGACCGTTCAGTTCATCATCTTGATTGCGGACCAGGTCCTCATCGTACATCCCTATCCGCTCGAAGACCTCTCTGGGATAGCAGCCATAGGGCACGGTATCCACTTCTTTCACTTCCTTGTTCTCCAAACGGTAGGATGCATTCCCTATCCCGAATGGATGGCTCGTGGCCAAGGCGATCGCACGGGCCATGGCCGTATCAGCACCGGGAACTGTGATCCAGACTCCTCCTACATTATCAGCCCTGGTCTCTTCTTGCACCTCTAGCAAACGGAAGATGTAGTTACTCGGATACCTACAGTGTGCATCCATGCGAATGATGGTCTGCCCTCGACTGGTCCGGATACCGATGTTCATCGCATTCGGCACGACCCGATGGGGATTGTCCAGTAGCATGAGCCAGGCATATGTGCGTGCTTCCGATTCGATGATCTCCCGCGTTCTATCCGAACTGCGTCCATCCACGATCAAGACCTCCATGTCATCTTTTGGAAAATCCTGCGCGGCCAGATCGGAGATGACCCCTGAGACGAAGTCCTCCTCATTGTATGTGGGTATGATGACAGAAACGCGCACCCTATCCTTTGCCCTTGAGTTTTGAGGCGATCCTACCTACCAGTGATTTCTTCTTGATGGAGAAATAGGTCTTCAACTCTCCGCCAAAGCCTCTGAAGTAGCGTTCCACCTCGGGAATCATGGAGCCCTCCAGATCGAAGATCCTGTTGCCTCGTGCTTTTGCATCGAGCATAGCATTCCAGAGATTGAGCGTACCCGCACCCTGATGACCTGCACCATCGTCATAGCCTCCTATCAGGTAGTAGGCCTGATCCTTATCATGCACCACGAGACTGGCAGCCAGATCCTGACCATCTCGGTGACATAGATATAAGTCCCTATGGTCCTGCAGTATCGGATCATTCAAAAGACACTCGAAGATCTCTCGATCCATGGAGATACCTTGTCGCTCCACTGTCTTCTCGATGAGCCGCTGGAATCGAGCGGTATCCTGGGTACGCTCTACCGTGAGCCCATCATTCTCAGCCTTGCGGATGTTCTTCCTGCGCTCAGAGCTCATGGCGGCCAGCAGTTCTTCTTTGCTTCGAGCCAGATCGATATGGTAGGTATGTCGTGGACTCACTTCTTGTCCAGACCATGTATAGGCCTGGCTATCCACCACATCCACGCTCAGTGAAATCTCCAGAAGCGCATCCTTCCTGCTATTCAGGAGCTCTGCAATGGCGCGATGAATCGATTTCTCCAGACTCTGTCTACTCTCCATTTTCTCAGCGCTCAAACGGAGGTCCAAGCCTATATGTGGTGCGAATGGTGAGGTGATCGTGTAATCGACTCCGAGTTTGGAACTGTGAAAGAGCAGAAATGTGGCCAAGCGTTCTCCTCCAGAACTATGCACTTCGTAGGCTTGTAATCGATCGCCTATGACTTCGGCCCATTCGTTACTGGCAAATAAGCTCACTCCATCGCTGAGAGAGGGTAGTTGCTGAATCGCTATGGTCTCTATCTGCACTGACACAGGGCAATGATAGTGAACGGAGAGCATGTGGCTTCATTGCTTGCTTCGATAAGCACTATTTTAGGCGCCTTTCACCCCAGATGAGTCAGCCACTCCATATTTGCCATATCACCACTGTCCATACCGATAGGTATGACACGCGCATATTCCGCAAAGAATGTACTTCGCTCGCTAGAGCAGGATATACCGTGGAATTGCTCGTTGCAGATGGTAAAGGGGATGAAGAGAAGCAAGGTGTACATATACGTGACCTGGGCAAGCAGGCAAAGAACCGGGCCAAACGCATCCTTCGATCCAATACACTGCTTCTCAAGCAG from Flavobacteriales bacterium carries:
- a CDS encoding glycosyltransferase family 2 protein, with the protein product MRVSVIIPTYNEEDFVSGVISDLAAQDFPKDDMEVLIVDGRSSDRTREIIESEARTYAWLMLLDNPHRVVPNAMNIGIRTSRGQTIIRMDAHCRYPSNYIFRLLEVQEETRADNVGGVWITVPGADTAMARAIALATSHPFGIGNASYRLENKEVKEVDTVPYGCYPREVFERIGMYDEDLVRNQDDELNGRLIQAGGKIVLIPDLEIEYSARPTWKKMNKMFYQYGLYKPLVNKKLGRPATWRQFIPPAFVVVGLLLVLSVFITQDVWIQMVLALVYVTAALGIALSAALHESRPSMVFLMPITFALIHLSYGLGYWRGIWQFMIRGNSHINTVPSR
- a CDS encoding DNA alkylation repair protein, which gives rise to MEKPEIHSLISALQEVAIAADAPHMKAYMKHRFEFIGVKSQARKQASKEFIDLALGSKDLDAAWVGELWASPYRELQYVAMDYLARTKRFWQPHHLQLFRGLILTRSWWDTVDFLASTCVGGVIKKYPELVDDMDAWNADENMWSIRTSILYQLKYKESVDTDRLSRYILAHRDSNEFFIQKAIGWALRQYAKFDPFWVKGFVDTHDLAALSRREAMKHLS
- a CDS encoding GNAT family N-acetyltransferase — its product is MSVQIETIAIQQLPSLSDGVSLFASNEWAEVIGDRLQAYEVHSSGGERLATFLLFHSSKLGVDYTITSPFAPHIGLDLRLSAEKMESRQSLEKSIHRAIAELLNSRKDALLEISLSVDVVDSQAYTWSGQEVSPRHTYHIDLARSKEELLAAMSSERRKNIRKAENDGLTVERTQDTARFQRLIEKTVERQGISMDREIFECLLNDPILQDHRDLYLCHRDGQDLAASLVVHDKDQAYYLIGGYDDGAGHQGAGTLNLWNAMLDAKARGNRIFDLEGSMIPEVERYFRGFGGELKTYFSIKKKSLVGRIASKLKGKG